A genomic segment from Klebsiella africana encodes:
- a CDS encoding PTS sugar transporter subunit IIB, which produces MLVIRTVCGNGIGSSLMAANNVKKICEELGIKADVASVDFANAVGEKADLYITIKELANQFPAHCHVAIIRSYVHKAKIAEDITDALTKIAAAHP; this is translated from the coding sequence ATGTTAGTTATCAGAACGGTTTGTGGTAACGGTATTGGCAGCTCATTAATGGCTGCAAATAATGTGAAAAAGATCTGTGAAGAATTAGGCATCAAAGCGGACGTCGCCTCGGTTGATTTTGCTAACGCCGTCGGGGAAAAAGCTGACCTTTACATCACGATCAAAGAACTGGCAAATCAATTTCCGGCCCACTGTCATGTCGCCATCATTCGCAGCTACGTCCATAAAGCGAAGATCGCCGAGGATATTACCGACGCGCTGACCAAAATTGCGGCGGCTCACCCTTAA